The nucleotide window TATGGTCGGTCGGAACGGAACTCTGGTGGACGCCAAAAGCGGGCTTGTCAGTCGACGCATCTTCTTCGATCCAGAGATATACGCGGAGGAGTTGAAACGGATCTACGCGAAGGTGTGGCTCTATCTAGGCCACGAAGCTCAAATCCCAAATCCCGGCGACTATTTCACTAACTACATGGGTGAAGACCCGGTCATCGTCTGGCGCGACAAGAAGAATCGGGTCCGCGTCTTTCTCAATTCTTGCCGGCATCGTGGCATGCGACTCTGCCGTACTGATTCGGGGAACGCCGGACAGTTCACTTGCCCGTTCCATGGTTGGACCTACGCCAACGACGGACGACTCGTGGGCGTCCCGTTCCTCAAGGAGGGATATTTCGGCGATATCAATCGCGAGGAATGGGGTCTGTTTGAGATACCAAAGGTTACATCCTACGGCGGTTTCATATTTGGCAACATGGATGCGGGTTCCATTAGCCTCGATGAGTATCTGGGCGACCTTCGTTGGTACTTCGATGTGCTGCTGAATCGACCGCTGGGCAAAATCGAATTTTTGCGCGGCCGCCAGCGCTATGAATGCAAAGCGAACTGGAAGCTCTCGGGCGAGAACTTCGCCGGCGACACCTATCATCTGCCGTACTCCCACGGCTCCATCTTCCGCATCGGAATAAGGCTCCTCAATCCCGTCACGTTCTACAAGGCGCCGAACTTGCTCTCAGTGTCGACGCGCCATGGCCATGGCCTCTGCGGCATTTCGGCCAACAACGAGCGATA belongs to Planctomycetia bacterium and includes:
- a CDS encoding Rieske 2Fe-2S domain-containing protein, which codes for MVGRNGTLVDAKSGLVSRRIFFDPEIYAEELKRIYAKVWLYLGHEAQIPNPGDYFTNYMGEDPVIVWRDKKNRVRVFLNSCRHRGMRLCRTDSGNAGQFTCPFHGWTYANDGRLVGVPFLKEGYFGDINREEWGLFEIPKVTSYGGFIFGNMDAGSISLDEYLGDLRWYFDVLLNRPLGKIEFLRGRQRYECKANWKLSGENFAGDTYHLPYSHGSIFRIGIRLLNPVTFYKAPNLLSVSTRHGHGLCGISANNERYETDLELAREMGPEVVDYVRETKSALEKKVSKAQSKVYTIAFGNIFPNFSLNNFSALRPIGLYLWHPRGANMIEAWQWCAFDSAAPDAVKEIIRLDFSRQQAVAGIAGQDDTENFEQVTEATRGVIGQTLDFNYKMGLGYEDRCNPPPELPGRLGPYFSEQGQRSYYGYWSELMESPPPSKPKIPSVGRAKIKNGAAARLRAQQAAKKSHGHARASVRR